A single genomic interval of Bacteroidota bacterium harbors:
- the gcvT gene encoding glycine cleavage system aminomethyltransferase GcvT, producing the protein MKQTALTSTHEKLGAKMGEFAGYNMPIVYNSQVEEHNTVRNGVGVFDVSHMGEFILKGDGAADLIQRVTTNDIYAISPGKAQYSCMPNDNGGIVDDLLIYHLEDGNYMLVVNAGNIDKDWSWIQKHNTANVDMVNISDDTSLFAIQGPKALETMQLLTDLDLADIPYYTFKKHRFADVDNVLISATGYTGAGGFEIYFPKEYSEQIWNAVFKAGEKFGIKPIGLAARDTLRLEKGFCLYGNDIDDSTSPLDAGLGWITKLKAANNDFTNKQYFIDQKAAGLKRKLVGFELLEKGIPRHDYPVLDASGNVIGKVTSGTMSPTLGKAIGLAYVPTEKAAEGTEIFIEIRQKPVKAVVVKIPFL; encoded by the coding sequence ATGAAGCAGACTGCACTAACATCTACACATGAAAAACTTGGGGCTAAGATGGGCGAATTTGCCGGTTATAATATGCCGATAGTTTATAATAGTCAAGTGGAAGAACACAATACTGTTCGCAACGGCGTGGGCGTATTTGATGTGAGCCACATGGGTGAATTTATTTTGAAAGGCGATGGCGCTGCTGATTTAATTCAGCGGGTTACTACAAATGATATTTATGCAATCAGTCCCGGCAAAGCACAATACAGTTGTATGCCGAATGACAATGGTGGAATAGTGGATGATTTATTAATCTATCATCTTGAAGATGGCAATTATATGCTGGTGGTAAATGCAGGAAATATTGATAAAGATTGGAGCTGGATTCAAAAACATAATACTGCAAATGTGGATATGGTAAATATCAGTGATGATACTTCACTGTTTGCCATTCAAGGACCGAAAGCTTTGGAGACAATGCAATTGCTCACTGATTTAGATTTAGCAGATATTCCCTACTACACATTTAAAAAACATCGTTTTGCCGATGTAGATAATGTGCTTATTTCTGCAACAGGTTATACCGGTGCCGGTGGATTTGAAATTTATTTTCCAAAAGAATATTCAGAACAAATCTGGAATGCCGTTTTCAAAGCAGGAGAAAAATTTGGTATTAAACCCATCGGTCTTGCTGCTCGTGATACACTGCGACTTGAAAAAGGATTTTGTTTATATGGCAATGATATAGATGATTCCACTTCTCCATTAGATGCCGGCTTAGGATGGATTACAAAATTGAAAGCAGCTAATAATGATTTTACCAATAAGCAATATTTTATTGATCAGAAAGCAGCCGGATTAAAACGCAAATTAGTGGGATTTGAATTGCTGGAAAAAGGAATTCCACGTCATGATTATCCTGTGTTGGATGCATCAGGAAATGTAATTGGAAAAGTTACCAGCGGTACCATGTCGCCTACTTTAGGAAAAGCGATAGGACTTGCGTATGTGCCTACAGAAAAAGCTGCTGAAGGAACCGAAATTTTTATTGAAATTCGTCAAAAGCCTGTTAAAGCTGTTGTTGTAAAAATTCCATTTCTCTAA
- a CDS encoding 2-phosphosulfolactate phosphatase has product MTDTPTPDTRPVIEVCLTPALWYQHDFIGKNVVVIDIIRATSTIASALFHGVHKMIPVETVEEAEQYLAKGFLVAGERDGYRIPHFNFGNSPFEFMGEEVKGKDIIHTTTNGTRCVLMAKGAHNIIAGSFLNMESILNWIKGENRDTILFCAGWKDHYNMEDALFAGAVVRMLSDEFRVIDDATLSVKVQYRYVRMNMLRTIKQAQHFKRLTKLGIEKDIKFCMGHHRFDVIPIYDGEGFIAMH; this is encoded by the coding sequence ATGACCGACACACCCACACCCGATACTCGACCTGTTATAGAGGTATGCCTGACTCCTGCGCTTTGGTATCAGCATGATTTCATTGGAAAAAATGTGGTAGTAATTGATATTATCCGTGCTACAAGTACTATTGCTTCGGCGTTATTTCACGGCGTACATAAAATGATTCCGGTGGAAACTGTGGAGGAAGCAGAACAATATTTAGCCAAAGGATTTTTAGTGGCTGGCGAACGTGACGGATATAGAATTCCGCATTTTAATTTCGGCAATTCTCCATTTGAATTTATGGGTGAAGAAGTGAAAGGAAAAGATATAATTCATACCACTACAAACGGAACTCGTTGTGTATTGATGGCAAAAGGTGCGCATAATATTATTGCCGGTTCATTCCTGAACATGGAAAGTATTTTAAATTGGATAAAAGGCGAAAACAGAGATACCATTTTATTCTGTGCCGGTTGGAAAGATCATTACAATATGGAAGATGCATTATTTGCAGGAGCAGTAGTGCGTATGTTGTCAGATGAATTCAGAGTGATTGATGATGCAACACTTTCAGTAAAAGTACAATACCGATATGTGCGTATGAATATGTTGCGCACTATAAAACAAGCACAACATTTCAAGCGATTAACAAAACTCGGTATCGAAAAAGATATCAAATTCTGTATGGGCCATCACCGCTTCGATGTGATTCCCATTTATGATGGCGAAGGTTTCATTGCGATGCATTGA
- a CDS encoding T9SS type A sorting domain-containing protein yields MRNFLLICLIGFSNLLIAQDWALFPFGQKSVYQSENYYISYIEVFTQDSIAGFKHYFNRKYEGDQSPNCTNALKSEYPNGNYLDSIIVKEDSTIYYYPGFDSIFYFLNNSEPGDFWLVKSDFETDGYSEIKITCIEKYVGSVIGTSDSLKKYSLRAIGIDEAIDPIINYEIILSKSFGLLEFIDLRHFLNHPDDGKFTTKKLIGCTNEEDTLGFIIPNWQNFFNYDTGDIRLWKFSNDPPSYMDPPYYEYYKDLITNVDRFPDSIILTYNTLRQDQYGNYNYTESIIEKYTKLGFSEFVSAPSFTFALGNNFIFNSGPNDISLWTNGYWQIDSALVETEITQTFGSAFVRLDTNTCEIIHGIGLGYGFTLHSFAGLTYRSNYFEVAGDGIISYRLIGYQIGDITWGELDFPTEINQLRKNEIELFPNPATNIIYTGITITHPLQYSIYNLQSQLIKNDVLTENTISVSDLTSGIYLLEIRDDENVYRGKFIVE; encoded by the coding sequence ATGAGAAATTTCCTGTTGATATGCCTTATTGGTTTTTCCAATTTACTGATTGCACAGGATTGGGCTTTGTTTCCTTTTGGGCAAAAGAGTGTCTATCAATCAGAAAATTATTACATATCATACATAGAGGTGTTTACTCAAGATTCAATAGCAGGATTCAAACACTATTTTAATAGAAAATATGAAGGAGATCAATCTCCAAATTGCACTAATGCATTAAAGTCTGAATATCCTAATGGCAATTATCTTGATTCAATTATTGTAAAAGAGGATTCTACGATATATTATTATCCGGGATTTGATAGTATATTTTATTTTTTAAATAATTCCGAACCGGGAGATTTTTGGTTAGTTAAAAGTGATTTTGAAACAGATGGATATTCAGAAATAAAAATAACTTGTATTGAAAAATATGTGGGTTCAGTAATAGGCACTTCGGATAGTTTGAAAAAATATAGTTTAAGAGCCATTGGTATTGATGAAGCAATTGATCCAATTATAAATTATGAAATTATTTTAAGTAAGTCATTTGGGTTGTTAGAATTTATAGACTTAAGACACTTTTTAAATCACCCGGATGATGGCAAGTTCACCACAAAAAAATTAATTGGCTGTACAAATGAAGAAGATACTTTAGGCTTTATCATCCCGAATTGGCAAAATTTTTTCAATTATGATACTGGGGATATCAGACTTTGGAAATTCTCAAATGATCCACCTTCTTATATGGATCCTCCTTATTACGAATATTATAAAGACTTAATAACGAACGTTGATAGATTTCCAGATTCGATAATTTTAACTTATAATACTTTACGTCAAGATCAGTACGGTAATTATAATTATACTGAATCCATTATTGAGAAGTATACAAAGTTGGGCTTTTCGGAATTTGTTAGCGCACCAAGTTTCACCTTTGCCTTAGGAAATAATTTTATTTTCAATTCAGGACCAAATGATATATCACTTTGGACTAATGGTTATTGGCAAATTGATTCAGCTTTAGTTGAAACGGAAATAACCCAAACTTTCGGTTCTGCATTTGTAAGATTAGATACTAATACCTGCGAAATAATACATGGCATTGGGTTAGGATATGGTTTTACTTTGCATTCGTTTGCTGGACTTACATATCGAAGCAATTATTTTGAAGTTGCTGGCGATGGAATAATAAGTTATAGATTAATTGGTTACCAAATTGGGGATATCACTTGGGGTGAATTGGATTTTCCGACTGAGATCAATCAATTAAGAAAAAATGAAATTGAATTATTCCCCAATCCCGCAACAAATATTATCTATACCGGAATAACAATAACACATCCTTTACAATACTCCATTTATAATTTACAAAGTCAGTTAATTAAAAATGATGTGCTTACAGAAAACACAATTTCAGTTTCTGATCTAACAAGTGGCATTTACTTATTAGAAATTCGTGATGATGAAAATGTGTATCGGGGGAAATTTATTGTGGAGTAA